TAAACCGGCGCTGCCGTGCTTGCAGGCCACGCAAAAACAGAAGGGGCCCCGCGGGGCCCCTTCCTCATGCCATCTGACTGCGGCAGCTTACACCGTCACGCCGTCGGCCACTTCCTTGAAGTCCTCGATCTGGTCGAAGTTCATGTACTTGTAGATCTTGTCGCCATTCTGGTTGATGACGCCAATATCGGCCATGTACTCGTCCTTGGTCGGGATGCGGCCCAGGCGCGAGCAGATCGCGGCCAGTTCCGCCGAGCCCAGGTACACGTTGGTGTTCTTGCCCAGGCGGTTCGGGAAGTTGCGGGTCGAGGTCGACATCACGGTCGCGCCTTCGCGCACCTGGGCCTGGTTGCCCATGCACAGCGAGCAGCCCGGCATTTCGGTGCGGGCACCGGCGGTGCCGAACACGCCGTAGTGGCCTTCCTCGGTCAGCTGCTTCTGGTCCATCTTGGTCGGCGGGGCGACCCACAGCTTGACCGGGATGTCGCGCTTGCCTTCCAGCAGCTTGGACGCCGCGCGGAAGTGGCCGATGTTGGTCATGCAGGAACCGATGAAGACTTCGTCGATCTTGGCGCCGGCCACGTCGGACAGCGTCTTGACGTCGTCCGGGTCGTTCGGGCAGGCCACGATCGGCTCATGCACGTCGGCCAGGTCGATCTCGATCACGGCGGCGTATTCGGCGTCGGCGTCCGGCTCCAGCAGCTTCGGATCGGCCAGCCATGCTTCCATGGCCTTGATGCGGCGCTGCAGGCTGCGCGGATCCTGGTAGCCCTGGGCGATCATCCACTTCAGCAGCGTGATGTTGCTGTTGATGTATTCGATGATCGGGTCCTTGTTCAGGCGCACCGTGCAACCAGCGGCCGAACGTTCGGCGGAGGCGTCCGACAGCTCAAACGCTTGCTCGACCTTCAGGTCAGGCAGGCCTTCGATTTCCAGGATGCGGCCCGAGAAGATGTTCTTCTTGCCTTGCTTGGCCACGGTCAGCAGGCCTTGCTTGATCGCGTACAGCGGAATCGCGTTGACCAGGTCGCGCAGGGTCACGCCCGGCTGCATCTGGCCCTTGAAGCGGACCAGCACCGATTCCGGCATGTCCAGCGGCATCACGCCGGTGGCGGCGGCAAAGGCGACCAGGCCCGAGCCGGCCGGGAAGCTGATGCCGATCGGGAAGCGGGTGTGCGAGTCGCCGCCGGTGCCGACGGTGTCGGGCAGCAGCATGCGGTTCAGCCACGAGTGGATCACGCCGTCGCCCGGGCGCAGCGAGATGCCGCCACGGGTGCTGATGAACTCGGGCAGGGTGTGGTGGGTCTTGACGTCGACCGGCTTCGGGTAAGCGGCGGTGTGGCAGAACGACTGCATCACCAGGTCGGCCGAGAAGCCCAGGCAGGCCAGGTCCTTCAGCTCGTCGCGGGTCATCGGGCCGGTGGTGTCCTGCGAGCCCACCGAAGTCATCTTCGGTTCGCAGTAGGTGCCCGGGCGGATGCCCTTGCCTTCAGGCAGGCCGCAGGCGCGGCCGACCATCTTCTGCGCCAGCGTGAAGCCCTTGCCGGTATCGGCCGGGTTCTGCGGCAGGCGGAACAGCGTCGACGGGGCCAGGCCCAGCGCTTCGCGCGCCTTGGCGGTCAGGCCACGGCCGACGATCAGCGGGATGCGGCCGCCGGCGCGGACTTCGTCGAACAGCACGTCGGACTTGACCTTGAACTCGGCGATCACTTCGCCGTTCTTCAGCGCCTTGCCTTCGTACGGGCGCAGCTCGACCACATCGCCCATTTCCATCTTCGACACATCCAGCTCGATCGGCAGCGCGCCGGCGTCTTCCATGGTGTTGTAGAAGATCGGGGCAATCTTGTTGCCCAGGCACACGCCGCCGAAGCGCTTGTTCGGGATGAAGGGGATGTCTTCGCCGGTGAACCACAGCACGGAGTTGGTGGCCGACTTGCGCGAGGAGCCGGTGCCGACCACGTCGCCGACGTAGGCAACCAGGTGGCCCTTTTCCTTCAGCGACTCGATGAACTTGACCGGGCCGCGCTTGCCGTCTTCTTCCGGCTGGAACGCCGCGCCTTCGCGCTTGTTCTTCAGCATCGCCAGCGCGTGCATCGGGATGTCCGGGCGGGTGGTGGCGTCCGGGGCCGGCGAGAGGTCATCGGTGTTGGTTTCGCCGGGGACCTTGAACACGGTGATGGTCAGGCTTTGCGGCACTTCCGGACGGCTGGTGAACCACTCGGCGTCGGCCCAGCTCTGCAGCACGGCCTTGGCGTTGGCGTTGCCCTTGTCGGCCTTCTCCTTCACGTCGTGGAAGGCGTCGAACATCAGCAGGGTCTTCTTCAGCGCGTCGGCGGCGACGGTGCCGACTTCGGCATCGTCCAGCAGCTCGATCAGCGGCGAAATGTTGTACCCGCCCAGCATGGTGCCCAGCAGCTCGGTCGCCTTGGCACGCGAGATCAGCGCGCACTGTTCCTTGCCCAGCGCCACCGCGGCCAGGTACGAGGCCTTGACCTTGGCCGCGTCATCAACGCCGGCGGGAACGCGGTTGGAGATCAGGTCCACCAGGGTCTGTTCTTCGCCGGCGGGCGGGTTCTTCAGCAGTTCGATCAGCTCGGCCGTCTGCTTGGCGGTCAGGGGCAGAGGGGGGATGCCAAGCGCGGCGCGCTCGGCCACATGTGCGCGATAGTTTTCAAGCATGGGAACCTGCTGAGTAATTAGGTTTAGAAAGACTCGGTACGTCGCGATTGTAGTCGGAAGCGGCTCATCGGTCAAATGTCTTATATCTTATATAAGAGTATTTTTTGAAAAACCCAAGTGAAACAATGACTTGCAGGATGGATGAGTTACGGATTCACATGATTGACTACCCGAGTAGCGTAGTTGG
The sequence above is a segment of the Cupriavidus sp. MP-37 genome. Coding sequences within it:
- the acnB gene encoding bifunctional aconitate hydratase 2/2-methylisocitrate dehydratase — encoded protein: MLENYRAHVAERAALGIPPLPLTAKQTAELIELLKNPPAGEEQTLVDLISNRVPAGVDDAAKVKASYLAAVALGKEQCALISRAKATELLGTMLGGYNISPLIELLDDAEVGTVAADALKKTLLMFDAFHDVKEKADKGNANAKAVLQSWADAEWFTSRPEVPQSLTITVFKVPGETNTDDLSPAPDATTRPDIPMHALAMLKNKREGAAFQPEEDGKRGPVKFIESLKEKGHLVAYVGDVVGTGSSRKSATNSVLWFTGEDIPFIPNKRFGGVCLGNKIAPIFYNTMEDAGALPIELDVSKMEMGDVVELRPYEGKALKNGEVIAEFKVKSDVLFDEVRAGGRIPLIVGRGLTAKAREALGLAPSTLFRLPQNPADTGKGFTLAQKMVGRACGLPEGKGIRPGTYCEPKMTSVGSQDTTGPMTRDELKDLACLGFSADLVMQSFCHTAAYPKPVDVKTHHTLPEFISTRGGISLRPGDGVIHSWLNRMLLPDTVGTGGDSHTRFPIGISFPAGSGLVAFAAATGVMPLDMPESVLVRFKGQMQPGVTLRDLVNAIPLYAIKQGLLTVAKQGKKNIFSGRILEIEGLPDLKVEQAFELSDASAERSAAGCTVRLNKDPIIEYINSNITLLKWMIAQGYQDPRSLQRRIKAMEAWLADPKLLEPDADAEYAAVIEIDLADVHEPIVACPNDPDDVKTLSDVAGAKIDEVFIGSCMTNIGHFRAASKLLEGKRDIPVKLWVAPPTKMDQKQLTEEGHYGVFGTAGARTEMPGCSLCMGNQAQVREGATVMSTSTRNFPNRLGKNTNVYLGSAELAAICSRLGRIPTKDEYMADIGVINQNGDKIYKYMNFDQIEDFKEVADGVTV